A genomic region of Saccopteryx bilineata isolate mSacBil1 chromosome 1, mSacBil1_pri_phased_curated, whole genome shotgun sequence contains the following coding sequences:
- the C1QTNF6 gene encoding complement C1q tumor necrosis factor-related protein 6, giving the protein MGVAALDLLWAVLLLPLLVFGVPTEEPPSGEAVTSNPPGHCRWCCDSEDPQASADSADVSLASPYTLPYVLPEVRPYINITILKGDKGDRGLPGIAGKLGKEGPQGVRGPQGTKGAKGQAGSPGGPCQTRYSAFSVGRKTALHSSEGFQPLLFDTVFVNPDGHFDLAAGHFVAPLRGLYFFSLNVHSWNFKETYVHVVHNEEAAVILYAQPSDRSIMQSQSVMLALAPGDRVWARLFKRERENAIYSDDVDTYITFSGHLIKPEDD; this is encoded by the exons ATGGGGGTAGCTGCCCTGGACCTCCTCTGGGCAGTGCTCCTGCTCCCTCTCTTGGTGTTTGGGGTCCCCACTGAAGAGCCCCCCTCTGGGGAAGCTGTCACCTCTAATCCTCCTGGGCATTGCCGATGGTGCTGTGACTCTGAGGATCCCCAGGCCTCTGCCGATTCTGCAGATGTGTCCTTGGCTTCTCCGTACACCCTTCCATATGTGTTGCCTGAGGTCAGGCCCTATATTAACATTACCATTCTGAAGG GTGACAAAGGAGACCGAGGCCTGCCAGGCATTGCTGGGAAACTGGGCAAGGAGGGTCCCCAGGGAGTGCGAGGCCCGCAGGGCACCAAGGGCGCCAAGGGGCAGGCGGGCAGCCCTGGTGGCCCGTGCCAGACTCGCTACTCAGCCTTCTCCGTGGGCCGGAAAACAGCCCTGCACAGCAGCGAGGGCTTCCAGCCGCTGCTCTTCGACACGGTCTTCGTCAACCCGGATGGGCACTTTGATCTGGCCGCAGGCCACTTTGTTGCCCCGCTGCGCGGCCTCTACTTCTTCAGCCTCAACGTGCACAGCTGGAACTTCAAGGAGACGTACGTGCACGTGGTCCACAACGAGGAGGCGGCTGTCATACTGTATGCGCAGCCCAGCGACCGCAGCATCATGCAGAGCCAGAGTGTGATGCTTGCCCTGGCTCCAGGCGACCGTGTCTGGGCGCGGCTCTTCAAGCGCGAGCGTGAGAACGCCATATACAGTGATGACGTCGACACCTACATCACCTTCAGTGGCCACCTCATCAAACCGGAGGACGATTAG